The region CCTTCTGGCCGAATAAATTCTAGTTCAGGATACTGACGATATAGTTCGGCTGGATAATCAAAGGGTTTCGTATGCTTAGGCCTAAGTTCTAAAAGTACCGATTCGACCTGAGGAATAATATCCCCGGCCTTGAAAATAACAACCGTATCGCCAACACGAATGTCTTTTCTGGCAATTTCGTCGGCGTTATGTAGGCTGGCGTGCTGAACGGTCGTACCTGCAATCTGAACAGGATTAAAGACCGCCACGGGTGTTGCAGCACCCGTACGTCCAATACTAATCACGATGTCACGCACGATTGTCGTGGCTTGTTCGGCAGCATATTTATATGCCACGGCTCCGCGCGGACTTTTACCAACGGTTCCAAGCTCGGCAAATTGCGCACGATCATTTACTTTAATAACTGCTCCATCGGTATTAAACGGTAAGTCATGCCGTTTCTGATCCACTTCATCAATAAAATGCATCAGTTTATCAATATCCGTGAAGGTACGCGATTGATGGCTTGTCATTACGCCAAGCTCACTCATCATTTCATATGACTGCTCATTTGTTTTTACTTCGCCCGCGTTATCACGCAAAAGATCATATCCGACGAATTGCAGCGGACGCTCCGCGACAAGTTTTGGATCAAGTTGACGAATTGTACCTGCGGCTAAATTACGGGGATTTTTAAACTCGGGAAGATCTTGTTTTTTACGGGCAACGTTCAATCTATCGAAATCTTTTTTGAACATGACAATCTCGCCGCGAATTTCCGTACGACCCTTTAAAAGATACGGGAACTCTTTGCTTTCACGCAGCCTGAGAGGGACGTTGTTAATAGTGCGGACATTCATCGTGACGTCCTCACCTATACGGCTGTCTCCCCTAGTGACGGCAGTCGTCAGTATTCCGTCCTGATAAATCAAAGAACAAGCCAATCCGTCCATTTTGATATCACAGAAAAATTCATGCTTGCTGCCAGGCAGTAATTTATCCATTCGCACAACCCACGCCTCGACTTCTTTACGGTTAAAGACATCGTTCAGGCTAATCATTGGCACTTTATGGGTCACCTTGACGAATTTATCCAGGGCCACGCCGGCAACGCGCTGTGACGGGCTATCAGCCGTGATTAGTTCCGGATAAAGCTCTTCCAGTTCGGTTAGTTCGTGCTTTAGACTATCAGCTGCCGCTTCACTCATCGTTGAATCATTCAAGACATGGTAGTGATAACGATAATCGTTAATGAGCTGGCGTAGCTTCTCTATACGTTCACGCGCCTGTGATTTGCTAAGCTGGGGCTGCGTCATCATCAACGACCTTCCGATACAGCAAATACACATAGCTAGCCATCCAGACAACCGATAGTGAACTCATAATGAGTAACGAAAGAGGCACGATTGGCATCCAGGAAATAGCCGGCACGACTGTTTTGATCCATCCGTCCAACAGGATGATCGGTATCATTACAACCATCCATACGGAGCCGACAAAGATTACGCCCCATAGAAGTCGTAGTAAAATCCTAATGCGTCTTCCGATTACAAGATCACCTGCGATCCGCAGCGCTTTTACCGGATACATTCCTGGTAATGTCACCACGACTAGCGCCATAAACGTACTTGTCATCCAATAGAGTGAAAGTGCAATCAGCAGTAAGGCAAAGGCCCAGAATACCATTGACTCAACGCCCCCTTCCAAAAGACCCGTATTCAACGCGGCAGCAAGTGCGATAACAACGACGGCCACGGGCAATAGCTGAAGGACAGTCACTAAACTAACTAAGAACGTAGGAATAATAGGCGAACCAGAGCTATACACACCATCGCGCAATCTTGGCTTTTGCCCAGCAAGAATCGCACGTAAAAGCCAGACAGTCGTTAACCACGTAAAAAGAAGTGCAAGAATTGTTAAGACAATCTGCTGGATACCCATGTTGGTAGCCTGCGCGGAATTAAGGCCTCCCGTGACGCTTGCCGCCAAAAGTAAGCCAGCCTTTGTCAGCCCGTCTAAACTACCCGATAGCAGCTCCTTATTATCCGTTTCGAGTGATGAACTTAGCTGTAAATACGTCTGCTGGGATGCAAGGCCAACGAACAATGCGCTAAGGATACCGTAAATAATAACGATACCAATAAATAATTTTTTCTGTGAGCCAAGGGTCTTTAGCACGTAATACGTGAACGAAAAATATCCTGGCATCTTCAATGGCCGTACATAGTCGCGACGCCTAGTTCGCCTAAAACTCCGGTGCGGTCTGCGCGCAAGAAAATCCTGCGTACGAAACTTAAGTTTTGCAAACGTTGTCTTGAATGTCGAGCCTGCACTACGAGGTTGAATTTTCTTCGTTTCCGTAACTACTTTTTCTTTTTTATTTTTTGGGGTAGTTTTACGTTTCACGGTTTCAGTTTTTTTAGCAGCAGGCATAATGTAGAATCTCGTTAAAATTTATTGGCGTTATTACGGAGGCGGGCAATACGCATTTCAAGCGGCGGATGCGTGCTAAATAAGTTATTGAAAAAACCTTTCTTGAGCGGATTATTGAAAAAGAGATGTGCCGTAGCGCCATGCTGTTGTTTCATTGGTTGCCCGTACTGCTGTAATTTCCCGAGAGCGCTTGCTAGGCCCTCTGAGTCACGGGTTGTCATAACTCCGCTGGCGTCAGCGAGATATTCACGCTGCCTGCTTACGGCCATCTGAATAATCGCCGCAATGATAGGGGCGAGAATAATAAGGACCACTCCGACTATCAGAACAATAGGACTTGTATTGTTTTCTCGCCTGTCACCTCCGAAAAAGAACATCCTCATCGCGATATCGGATAAAAGCGCGATAGCGCTCACAAGGCCAAAAGCAATCATGCTTACGCGGATATCGTAGTTGCGTACGTGACCAAGCTCGTGTGCCATGACCGCTTCTAGTTCGCGGTCATTCATGATATCCATAATGCCAGTGGTTGCCGCGACAATTGCGTGTTTCGGATCGCGGCCAGTCGCAAAGGCGTTAGGGGCCGGATCATCAATCATGTAGACCTTTGGCGTAGGAATACCCGTGGTAATTGCCAGGTTTTCAACAATTCGGTACAATCTTGGATTATCCTTTTTTTGAATCTCTTTCGCGCCAGTCATCGCTATGGCTAGTTTGCTTGCGGCATAATACTGGATTAAAGCATATACGAATGAAACACCTATTACCCAATAGGTAATATTAGCGTCTCCATAGTACATGCTAACGAGCCAGCCAATTGCACCGATAATGCCAACAAACGCTGCCATGATGAACAGCGTGTTACGTTTGTTGGCGGCGATGGCACTATACATTTAAGTAAAACTCCTATGAATCAACGTCTGGTAGAATAAATTAGAATTTGACGTCAACAGGTTTGTCGACCGTTGCCATGTCTTCGACTTCAAAGAATTCACGTTCTTTAAAACCAAGCATTCCAGCGAAAACATTGTTTGGGAAAACCTGTATCTTAGTATTTAGATCACGAACCCCACCGTTATAAAAGCGGCGTGATGCTTGGATTTTGTCTTCGGTGTCGACTAGTTCTTGTTGTAGCTGCAAGAAGTTCTGGTTAGCTTTTAGGTCCGGGTACGCTTCGGCAACCGCAAACAAGCTTTTTAGCGCTCCTTCGAACATGTTTTCAGCTTCAGCTGTTTCTTTAACGCCCTTAGCATTTAATGCGTTCGCTCGCGCCTCGGTGACTTTTTCAAATACGCCAGATTCGTGCGCCGCATAGCCCTTCACGCTGTTAACAAGATTCGGGATCAGATCAAGACGTCGCTTAAGCTGAACGGTAATGTCACTCCATGCCTCATCAACACGTATTTTTAGTGTTACAAGTCCGTTATATGTTGCCCATAGGAATATCCCAAGCACCACAATAACCCCTATAACGATCCACAGCCATAAAAATTCCATTCTTATAATCCCCTTATAGTCTCAAGTAATATGTGCCTTCATTATAGCATTTTTATAAGAAAAATTCGATAGGCCGTATTTGTTATTTCGCTTACACCCGGGGGACACCGTACTCGTTTAGCAAACTCTATATGCCCTGTCTTTCAAGCCTATAAACCTGATCAGGAATAGCAACCCGGTCATTTCTGATACGCTGAATGAAGATCAACGAATCAAGCAAGGGTGCTTCGCTTATTTCAAAACGCCCATCGGTCAACTCGGCAATCTCTTTCCAGTGTTTTTCGCCAAACATTTCACGCACCTGGCGGATGGTCATATAATCCGAATCAAAATATAGGTATGGCCGCGGTTGCACCTCGCAAAATAACTGCCAGTTTGAAGCTTTATAGCTTGATCCATGAAAAGCAAGGTTCTGGTCTACGGCCGTCGTGAGCAACTCTACTTGGGGATGGTTTTGGCGCAGATCAAGACGCACTCTGGAAAGGAGGGCGGAGATGCTATTTTTTGGGGCCTGATCAAATACATACACCCTGGAAATATCCATAACGGCGGCTTGTGGCACGCCTACCCTCTGTAAGATAATCTGCGCAAGGTTTTCCCACTGAAGCGGAGAAACGGTACATGCCGCTAGCGGCAACCCGGTCTTGGGGTGAAACAATGCATAAGCCATAGAGTCTTGCCGATACGACCTCAGGTAATGCAGGTGGCCGAATATAGCCTCAGCCGTATCTGAATCCAACGGACCAAACACTAACTCGGACACGCGATCAATGCCTGTTGGCCAATCACCGCCATCTGACTCAAACTCACGCATGTCTTCTCGCAACTTTATGGCCATGCTATGGACTTCTTCCTTTAAGCCCACTAGCGATATGCTATCGTCAGCTTTAGCAATTCTCGGTATCTGCATCAATGAAAGTACTGTTAGCGCACGTCCTGGCACTTTCACATCATGAGCAATCTGATCTATGATTCCAGCAAAAACATCGTCAAGAGATCTGCATGCAGATATAGTCGTCGTAGATGAACTTAACTGCTTCGTTAATGTCATGCGTACACTTTCATCATCGTATTTTACGGATAAACCAGAAATATAAACAAACTAACCATCTTGGGCTTACCGCTCAAAACTTCAAAACATAATTCCAAATAAAACACTTGGTGCGCAGAGCGGGACTTGAACCCGCACGACCGTAATGGCCAAGAGATTTTAAGTCTCTCGTGTCTACCAATTCCACCATCCGCGCTTAATTTTTAAATTGGAGGCACGTATGGGAGTCGAACCCATTTAAAAGCTTTTGCAGAGCTCCACGTAACCGTTCCGTCAACGCGCCGTCTAGGATATTATACCAAACAATGCAAGGAAAGTAGGCAACCCTTCTAAAAGTTAGTCTTTTTATTATTAATTGACATCCAAAGAATAAAAGAGTTTACTAAAAATATCTATGAACGAACAATTATCTCGGCAGACAAACACGAGTGAATCGCTAGACAATGTGTACGGCGAGTACGTAACGCGTCCTCGTGAACTAACTGCAAGCAGCATAGGAGCCGAAGCCGTCTCGATATTTATTTCTAATCTCGATGCTACTTTGAACAGCCAAGTTGTCATGAGCGCAAACTCCAAAAAAAAGACAGCGCTTGAAAAACTAGGCCAAGACAGAGATGGCCATACGCTCGCACCCATACCTCAACCTACTGGCGACGCGGCAAGAGCACATGCCGTACGTCAGCCTAGAAAAATAGCACCTCCAGGTCAAAGGAATCCTCAAAAATCTTAGTCCAAATAAAAATGAGACGTATAGTCTCATTTTTATTTGGTGCGCGAAAGAGGACTTGAACCTCCACGCCCCGAAGGGCACCAGCCCCTCAAGCTGACGCGTCTACCAATTCCGCCATTCGCGCATAAGGGATGTTAACCTGGACAATTATAGCGAAATTAAGGGGTTTTGTAAACTGATTTCTCGTTCACGCTCCAGTAAAGAATGTTGGCATAACGATCAGCTGCAGATACCAGTTTAGACGAATCATTTAATGATTGGACATGTTTGCTTGAAATATACTGCGCAACGGGCTGATATAGGCCGATTGCAGGAACATCCTTTAGCCATTCCCTTGCAAACGTTTTGTATTTTGCGTTTCGAAGTTCAGAAGACAGGCTCGACCTCGCACTTGCAAGTGCCGTATCTGCCGTCTTGTTGTCGTAGTTTGAAAAATTATATCCTGAAGTACCTGTTTGTGAAGAGTGCCAATACGCATATACATCCGGGTCTGCGCCGATAAGAAGTTCGTAAAGCAGCACGTCGTAGCTGCGATTTTGAAGCGTACTTTGAAAATTCTTTGAT is a window of Candidatus Saccharimonadales bacterium DNA encoding:
- the ligA gene encoding NAD-dependent DNA ligase LigA, whose protein sequence is MMTQPQLSKSQARERIEKLRQLINDYRYHYHVLNDSTMSEAAADSLKHELTELEELYPELITADSPSQRVAGVALDKFVKVTHKVPMISLNDVFNRKEVEAWVVRMDKLLPGSKHEFFCDIKMDGLACSLIYQDGILTTAVTRGDSRIGEDVTMNVRTINNVPLRLRESKEFPYLLKGRTEIRGEIVMFKKDFDRLNVARKKQDLPEFKNPRNLAAGTIRQLDPKLVAERPLQFVGYDLLRDNAGEVKTNEQSYEMMSELGVMTSHQSRTFTDIDKLMHFIDEVDQKRHDLPFNTDGAVIKVNDRAQFAELGTVGKSPRGAVAYKYAAEQATTIVRDIVISIGRTGAATPVAVFNPVQIAGTTVQHASLHNADEIARKDIRVGDTVVIFKAGDIIPQVESVLLELRPKHTKPFDYPAELYRQYPELEFIRPEGEAVYRVKGASGPLLLKRALQHFASKGALDIDGMGEKNVVALVDAGLVHDLADIYTITKEQLLELDRFAEISARKLADAITAKKTPPLERFVYGLGIRHVGTQTAIDLVNRFGSLDNIQHATIDDLKDVEGVGEVVAESVAAWFADEDNIQLLKKFKKLGVQPHYEQKTGKLVGQNFVVTGTLESMGRDVAADRIRALGGTFQTSVAKDTHYLVAGANVGASKLKKAEGYGTKVINEEEFLKVIGEK
- a CDS encoding M48 family metalloprotease yields the protein MYSAIAANKRNTLFIMAAFVGIIGAIGWLVSMYYGDANITYWVIGVSFVYALIQYYAASKLAIAMTGAKEIQKKDNPRLYRIVENLAITTGIPTPKVYMIDDPAPNAFATGRDPKHAIVAATTGIMDIMNDRELEAVMAHELGHVRNYDIRVSMIAFGLVSAIALLSDIAMRMFFFGGDRRENNTSPIVLIVGVVLIILAPIIAAIIQMAVSRQREYLADASGVMTTRDSEGLASALGKLQQYGQPMKQQHGATAHLFFNNPLKKGFFNNLFSTHPPLEMRIARLRNNANKF
- a CDS encoding LemA family protein, with amino-acid sequence MEFLWLWIVIGVIVVLGIFLWATYNGLVTLKIRVDEAWSDITVQLKRRLDLIPNLVNSVKGYAAHESGVFEKVTEARANALNAKGVKETAEAENMFEGALKSLFAVAEAYPDLKANQNFLQLQQELVDTEDKIQASRRFYNGGVRDLNTKIQVFPNNVFAGMLGFKEREFFEVEDMATVDKPVDVKF